The following coding sequences lie in one Arachis ipaensis cultivar K30076 chromosome B03, Araip1.1, whole genome shotgun sequence genomic window:
- the LOC107630688 gene encoding uncharacterized protein LOC107630688 — MDIALFSVQSSLPLPNQPHARLNKHNTSCQTISYHLSSKSFVALCSASPSSSSSSSVVGVPDESGYGTTQSGGCKACGREEIEKGCNGKGRMQGGIATVPGFGWWPIKAYRPCPGFVASGGRYRRYGQSMDEVAFGRGPTPSSSPTDSNPISNKKQDPKKSKR; from the exons ATGGATATAGCTCTTTTCTCGGTTCAATCTTCTCTCCCTCTTCCTAATCAGCCTCATGCCCGATTGAACAAGCATAATACCTCATGTCAAACAATCTCTTACCATCTTTCTTCTAAGTCATTTGTTGCTCTGTGCTCTGCTTCAccgagttcttcttcttcttcttcagtggTTGGGGTTCCTGATGAATCTGGATACGGCACCACACAGAG CGGGGGTTGTAAGGCATGTGGAAGAGAAGAGATAGAGAAAGGGTGCAATGGTAAAGGAAGGATGCAGGGTGGGATTGCCACTGTTCCTGGATTTGGTTGGTGGCCCATTAAAGCTTATAGACCATGCCCGGGTTTCGTGGCCTCCGGTGGTCGCTATCGCCGATACGGACAAAGCATGGACGAGGTTGCCTTCGGCCGTGGTCCTACTCCCTCTTCCTCTCCCACCGACTCTAACCCGATAAG CAACAAGAAGCAAGATCCCAAGAAATCAAAGAGATAA
- the LOC107630687 gene encoding F-box protein SKIP8, translating to MEISSVTVLSEPFLIAVTVTALCFFLAIFSLLRSSSLSSPLSKFAPFHSKNHRDSGCSCNGTVSPSDSAPYLNGGAAQMLDPTPPVPAPVAPAVLAERRTGSSSMMEELVPEITTHALSYLDYPSLCRLSMTNSLMRKAANDDNAWKALYHKDFTLEQDTITPSNGWKAYYAATRAIVNINTEFFNIVRDKSLQSMSRFWLNADYVKCIHASGELFSGYNAVMQSWQIMFNWEQGLNFQVRDVRARVLTDMAWVTMKTYVDMDTGPFNVTNVFESHNGRWYMVHHHSSVMNGEVEQHIVHG from the exons ATGGAGATTTCCTCTGTCACTGTCTTGTCGGAGCCATTCCTCATCGCCGTTACTGTAACCGCTCTCTGTTTCTTCCTCGCCATCTTCTCACTTCTCAGATcatcctctctctcttctcccctCTCCAAATTCGCACCTTTTCATTCCAAGAACCACCGCGATTCTGGCTGCTCCTGCAACGGTACCGTTTCGCCCTCCGATTCCGCCCCCTACTTGAACGGCGGCGCCGCCCAAATGCTCGACCCCACTCCTCCCGTCCCAGCTCCCGTTGCCCCAGCGGTGCTGGCGGAGCGGCGCACAGGGTCGTCGTCGATGATGGAGGAATTGGTTCCGGAGATTACGACTCATGCCCTCAGTTATTTGGATTATCCAAGCTTGTGTCGTCTTTCTATGACCAATTCTTTGATGCGAAAGGCTGCCAACGATGACAATGCCTGGAAGGCCCTCTATCACAAG GACTTCACATTGGAACAAGATACTATTACACCAAGTAATGGGTGGAAGGCATACTATGCTGCAACAAGAGCAATTGTGAATATTAATACAGAATTCTTCAACATTGTAAGAGATAAGTCTCTTCAATCAATGAGTCGTTTTTGGCTAAATGCAGATTACGTGAAGTGCATTCATGCCTCAGGAGAACTCTTTTCAGG GTATAACGCGGTAATGCAGAGTTGGCAAATTATGTTCAACTGGGAGCAAGGATTAAATTTTCAGGTTCGGGATGTACGTGCTCGGGTCTTGACGGACATGGCTTGGGTCACCATGAAAACATATGTTGACATGGATACCGGACCATTTAACGTTACCAATGTCTTTGAGTCCCACAATGGACGGTGGTATATGGTTCATCATCACAGTTCTGTGATGAACGGTGAGGTGGAGCAACATATTGTGCATGGATAA
- the LOC110269487 gene encoding uncharacterized protein LOC110269487 — protein MVYYPDNKAYLGDLDVDTLDIFYLMNYHKKLGYDEIKQCWWHVPGKSLENGLRSLNSDKEIKEMVKCVKKNNGVIDVSSDSYESAKDSIFKPNLDEDNSFDLDTGEKNVNSESRNRVNKNQIKKILTNVGPLSKEKEKILFEDDAFLQEVSDEEVDLSFIGSFAEGVEYGVDPGADSNGANLWHSEEMKTPPNSEDELEEDNDSDDVCPVFREDARFGELHLEIVQEVMSNVHHHFCVWHLWRNFNKSWKDLQLRKLLWECARAMTYQEFRDGMDKIKRLNEDAWAYLDKWSRDAWTRSSFSHKSKLDNICNNACEMFNAKIKDARAKPIITLLEWVRMFIMRTIFKNKAKLNNHIGVLPSVIKSRLEKVRKESKNWKPIWTGDNGYKKFEVHGHLTNHVVDLGKRLCTCQFWMLTGIPCVHACDALSRVNKPPEDFCHRWLMMESYRKTYNHHINLIPGQPLWEYGEECNRPHAQKIKRKPGKLQIKRRIDADEKGGGGSKKSKANPKPQSNNGDNVHLKRQLGTFTCSFCGEKGHTRRGCKKKRVADAAVADKKKKNEGGAPASEQQVEQPQDDGNQDDRENNACV, from the exons ATGGTATATTATCCGGATAATAAGGCTTATTTAGGTGATCTAGATGTAGATACTCTAGATATCTTCTACCTGATGAACTATCATAAAAAGCTTGGTTATGATGAGATAAAGCAATGCTGGTGGCATGTTCCTGGGAAAAGTTTAGAGAACGGGTTGAGAAGCTTGAATAGTGACAAGGAGATAAAAGAGATGGTGAAGTGTGTTAAGAAAAATAACGGAGTTATTGAT GTATCTTCTGACTCTTATGAGAGTGCAAAAGATAGCATTTTTAAACCAAATCTTGATGAAGATAACTCCTTTGATTTAGATACTGGGGAGAAGAATGTCAACAGTGAGAGTAGGAATAGAGTGAATAAGAACCAGATAAAGAAGATATTGACAAATGTTGGTCCTCTATctaaagaaaaggagaagattCTGTTTGAGGATGATGCATTTTTGCAAGAAGTTAGTGATGAAGAAGTAGATCTTAGTTTTATTGGTAGTTTTGCTGAAGGTGTAGAATATGGTGTAGATCCTGGAGCTGATTCAAATGGTGCCAATTTATGGCACTCGGAGGAGATGAAGACTCCTCCAAATTCAGAAGATGAACTAGAAGAAGACAACGATTCTGATGATGTATGTCCAGTGTTTAGGGAGGATGCAAGATTTGGTGAGTTGCATCTTGAGATTG TGCAAGAGGTAATGTCCAATGTCCATCACCATTTTTGCGTCTGGCATTTGTGGAGAAATTTCAACAAGAGTTGGAAGGATTTACAACTAAGGAAACTTTTGTGGGAATGTGCAAGGGCAATGACTTATCAAGAGTTCAGGGATGGAATGgacaagataaaaagattgaaTGAGGATGCATGGGCATATTTAGATAAATGGTCAAGAGATGCATGGACCAGAAGCTCATTCAGCCATAAGTCGAAGTTGGATAATATTTGTAACAATGCATGTGAGATGTTCAATGCAAAGATCAAGGATGCAAGAGCCAAGCCCATTATAACATTGCTGGAGTGGGTTCGAATGTTCATTATGCGGACCATATTCAAGAACAAGGCAAAACTAAACAATCACATTGGAGTGCTCCCGTCCGTTATAAAGAGTCGATTGGAGAAAGTTAGAAAAGAATCTAAGAATTGGAAGCCTATTTGGACAGGGGATAACGGATACAAAAAGTTTGAGGTGCATGGACACCTAACTAACCATGTGGTGGACTTAGGAAAAAGACTATGTACTTGCCAATTTTGGATGCTTACAG GTATTCCTTGTGTGCATGCATGTGATGCACTGTCTCGGGTTAACAAGCCACCAGAAGACTTTTGTCACCGTTGGCTAATGATGGAGTCATATAGGAAAACATATAATCATCATATTAATCTGATTCCTGGACAACCATTATGGGAGTATGGAGAGGAATGCAACAGGCCACATGCACAAAAAATAAAGAGGAAACCTGGAAAACTACAGATAAAGAGAAGGATAGATGCTGATGAGAAGGGTGGTGGAGGATCTAAAAAGTCTAAAGCTAATCCTAAGCCTCAAAGTAACAATGGAGATAATGTTCATCTAAAGAGGCAGTTGGGAACCTTTACTTGTAGTTTCTGTGGTGAAAAGGGACATACAAGGAGAGGTTGCAAGAAGAAGAGAGTAGCTGATGCTGCTGTTGctgataaaaagaagaaaaatgaaggagGTGCTCCTGCATCTGAGCAGCAAGTTGAGCAACCTCAAGATGATGGTAACCAAGATGATAGAGAAAACAATGCATGTGTGTAG